One part of the Gossypium raimondii isolate GPD5lz chromosome 1, ASM2569854v1, whole genome shotgun sequence genome encodes these proteins:
- the LOC105783922 gene encoding phosphoprotein ECPP44 yields MAEEHTKVGGEEAVASKERGMFDFLGKKEEEKPQPQEEVVATQFEKVKIEEEHKEDEKKHSLLDKLHRSNSTSSSSSDEEEGDGGEKKKKKKEKKGKKEEDSAVPVEKCDEAATVHHSETPEKKGFMEKIKDKLPGQHKKDEEVTTPPPAAAAPTENDHHEGETKEKKGFLEKIKEKIPGYHSKTEDEKEKETTAPH; encoded by the exons ATGGCTGAGGAGCATACCAAGGTTGGTGGTGAGGAAGCAGTGGCGAGCAAGGAGCGAGGGATGTTTGATTTCTTGGGGAAGAAAGAAGAGGAGAAGCCTCAACCTCAAGAGGAGGTGGTCGCCACCCAGTTTGAGAAAGTCAAGATAGAAGAGGAACATAAGGAAGATGAGAAGAAACACAGTCTCCTGGACAAGCTTCACCGATCCAATAGCACCTCCAGCTCT TCTAGTGACGAGGAAGAAGGTGATGGcggagagaagaagaagaagaaaaaggagaagaagggaaagaaagaagaggaCAGTGCAGTCCCAGTGGAGAAGTGCGATGAGGCGGCAACAGTTCACCACTCAGAGACGCCGGAAAAGAAGGGTTTCATGGAGAAGATCAAAGACAAACTCCCAGGACAGCATAAGAAAGATGAAGAGGTCACCACCCCACCACCAGCTGCTGCTGCCCCAACTGAGAACGACCACCATGAGGGAGAGACAAAAGAGAAGAAGGGATTtttggagaaaatcaaggagaaaATTCCTGGTTACCACTCCAAAACAGAGGACGAGAAGGAAAAAGAGACCACTGCTCCCCATTAA